The proteins below are encoded in one region of Rhodoferax potami:
- a CDS encoding phage integrase family protein gives MAVSTAFPSADPLFHSPVPKRRGRPAGSKSKVIKDPRSLGVHHFAFVRSALLGLDLRQSFDRYLAWAESTTDLRYVQNRKDALLQQIIEAGRNLDLGLPKHAGLHASLDLLRSQAKPVAAVQLPTLEEWVEQEGMDPDMYSEAELMDEYKAAFGLDNADALEAGSHLKDPSAEQVRALNHLESLLAIQPTAEDKLELWFARPVVKRLRNVGLLFLKDLVNFINVYGYRWHGRIEGFGGLRARQVVYWLQLQQEQLRMAIQATALQPKSLSALQSPKVIFSESPSPALPSASGSTSGTLTLIDRELQRIALTPTLTGEGGVFRSHMANTLGAGNDWEAITAWLSRYNEKPSTQRSYRKEVERFALWCAQELRKPISSITAPDCQRYREFLKAVPASWIHPLPVPQSDPQWRAFRGQPSPVSQKQALVILQTLFTGLMDAGYLVANPFRALMKSFDLPVSKVDIRRSFTEAEWAFVLQNLSALPSSPESHRLRCILELLVTSGVRLEELTNARYKDLRLENISDLPPTWVLTVTGKRNKIREIPLKDSIVALISQHAKEFLAEDKQLVDAGELPLIRTLHASVPKWHQSSTGATHVSAVSTMRGLPLSASGIYAVLKRFFNKISYLCHEAGLEQARFLKASTHWMRHTFVRQALVDGVPVEVVSELAGHASIDTTSIYSTQELARKIDAVKLMKRRSI, from the coding sequence ATGGCAGTTTCCACCGCTTTTCCCTCGGCAGACCCGCTGTTTCACAGCCCAGTGCCCAAGCGCCGCGGCCGCCCCGCAGGGTCCAAGTCCAAGGTCATCAAGGACCCTCGCTCTTTAGGAGTGCACCATTTCGCCTTCGTGCGCTCCGCTTTGCTCGGATTGGATCTGCGCCAGTCTTTTGACCGCTACCTCGCCTGGGCGGAGAGCACCACCGATCTGCGTTACGTCCAGAACCGCAAGGATGCCTTGCTCCAGCAGATCATCGAAGCTGGACGCAACCTTGACCTTGGACTGCCCAAACACGCGGGCCTGCATGCCTCCTTGGACCTACTGCGCAGCCAGGCAAAACCGGTCGCAGCCGTGCAGCTGCCAACTCTGGAGGAATGGGTGGAGCAAGAAGGCATGGACCCCGACATGTACTCGGAAGCCGAGCTGATGGACGAATACAAGGCCGCTTTCGGACTGGACAATGCCGATGCTCTGGAGGCCGGCTCCCATCTCAAGGACCCTTCCGCCGAACAGGTGCGCGCCCTGAACCACCTGGAATCTTTGCTGGCCATCCAGCCTACGGCCGAGGACAAGCTGGAGCTCTGGTTCGCTCGCCCGGTGGTCAAACGCCTGCGCAATGTGGGACTGCTTTTTCTCAAAGACTTGGTGAACTTCATCAATGTCTATGGCTACCGCTGGCACGGGCGCATTGAAGGCTTTGGTGGACTGAGAGCAAGGCAGGTGGTTTACTGGCTGCAACTCCAGCAAGAACAGCTGCGCATGGCTATCCAAGCCACGGCCCTCCAACCTAAATCCCTGAGCGCCCTGCAGTCCCCCAAAGTCATCTTTTCAGAATCACCCTCCCCTGCCCTTCCCTCCGCTTCAGGCAGTACCTCCGGCACCCTCACCCTGATCGACCGCGAACTCCAGCGCATCGCACTCACCCCCACCCTCACCGGAGAAGGCGGAGTGTTTCGCAGTCACATGGCCAACACACTAGGCGCCGGCAACGACTGGGAAGCCATCACTGCCTGGCTAAGTCGTTACAACGAGAAGCCATCGACCCAGCGCAGCTACCGTAAAGAAGTTGAACGTTTCGCTCTCTGGTGTGCCCAAGAACTGCGCAAGCCCATCAGTTCCATCACCGCCCCCGATTGCCAACGCTACCGGGAGTTTCTGAAAGCAGTCCCTGCATCCTGGATCCACCCCCTGCCTGTCCCGCAATCCGATCCCCAGTGGCGGGCATTTAGAGGGCAGCCCTCCCCTGTTTCGCAAAAGCAAGCATTGGTCATTTTGCAGACGTTGTTCACCGGACTCATGGATGCCGGCTACCTAGTGGCCAACCCGTTCAGAGCCCTGATGAAGTCCTTTGACTTGCCGGTCTCCAAAGTAGACATCCGTCGCAGCTTTACTGAAGCAGAGTGGGCCTTTGTGCTGCAGAACTTAAGCGCCCTGCCCTCTTCTCCGGAGTCTCATCGTCTACGTTGCATTCTTGAACTATTGGTCACCAGCGGCGTGCGCTTGGAAGAATTGACGAACGCACGCTACAAAGATCTGCGCCTTGAAAATATTTCTGATTTGCCACCCACCTGGGTACTTACTGTCACAGGCAAGCGTAATAAGATCCGTGAAATCCCGCTGAAGGACTCCATAGTTGCGCTTATCTCCCAACACGCTAAAGAGTTCTTAGCTGAGGACAAGCAACTGGTAGATGCGGGTGAACTCCCCCTGATCCGCACCTTGCATGCATCAGTACCGAAGTGGCACCAATCCAGCACAGGCGCTACACACGTGAGCGCCGTCTCGACGATGCGTGGCTTACCACTATCGGCCTCCGGGATCTACGCAGTTCTCAAACGCTTCTTCAATAAGATCTCGTATCTCTGCCATGAGGCAGGTTTAGAACAAGCCAGATTCCTAAAAGCATCTACCCACTGGATGCGACACACATTTGTTCGACAGGCATTGGTTGATGGCGTTCCGGTTGAAGTGGTGAGCGAACTGGCAGGACACGCCTCTATCGATACGACTTCCATTTACTCGACTCAGGAGTTAGCGAGAAAGATCGATGCGGTGAAGCTTATGAAGCGGCGCAGTATTTAG
- the tnpB gene encoding IS66 family insertion sequence element accessory protein TnpB (TnpB, as the term is used for proteins encoded by IS66 family insertion elements, is considered an accessory protein, since TnpC, encoded by a neighboring gene, is a DDE family transposase.) yields MFFPEGRIRVFLYGQAADMRQSYDGLYALAHQGFEVDVLAGHMFVFINRRQTQMKVLYFDRSGWCLWCKRLESGKFSRKGVQGGSGEIDCTALKLMLEGIEVRRRHKRYQHPARR; encoded by the coding sequence ATGTTCTTTCCCGAGGGCCGCATTCGCGTGTTCCTGTATGGCCAAGCTGCCGATATGCGCCAGTCCTACGACGGCTTGTACGCTCTGGCACACCAGGGGTTTGAAGTGGATGTGCTGGCCGGACACATGTTTGTTTTCATCAACCGGCGGCAAACACAGATGAAGGTGCTGTACTTTGACCGCAGCGGCTGGTGCCTGTGGTGCAAGCGTTTGGAGAGCGGCAAGTTCTCCCGTAAAGGCGTTCAAGGCGGCAGTGGCGAGATCGACTGCACGGCGCTCAAACTGATGCTCGAAGGCATCGAAGTGCGCCGACGCCACAAACGCTACCAACACCCTGCGCGGAGGTGA
- the tnpC gene encoding IS66 family transposase, translating into MSMPNTSTPTFTVETVMGLSPQSIAQTLQAQAASISALEQQLEWFKRQLFGKKSERFAPLPDAQQMHLGQLLGDLPATDAPEADSDSNTIPAHQRRKPRSNFADEGTPASFFDETKVPVHTIELANPETKDLSPDQYEVVSQKVSHRLAQRPGAYVVLKYVRSVIKRHNTQTLHCAGAPTGIIESSRADVSLLAGVVVDKFAWHIPLYRQHQRLSQAGFKLSRAWLTQLAQKTISLLEPIYDTQLESIRNSRVKAMDETPIKAGRSGPCKMKSAYFWPVYGELDEVCFAYFESRRHEHVQQALGLPGATDAVLLTDGYEAYARYAAKTGITHAQCWAHCRRGFFEALGAEPQAAGQALQQIGEIYAQEEAIRERDLYGDAKREHRLSHSKPLVQNFFEWVDLQFERQGFLPSNPLTKALAYARERRAQLQVFLGDADAAMDTNHLERALRAIPMGRRNWLFCWTEVGAKHAGIMQSLIVTCRLHDIDPYTYLVDVLQRVGHHPASRVSELTPRQWKQHFAENTLRSPLHGLVT; encoded by the coding sequence ATGTCGATGCCCAATACCAGCACTCCCACATTTACCGTCGAAACGGTCATGGGGCTGTCGCCGCAGAGCATCGCGCAGACACTGCAAGCACAGGCCGCCAGCATCAGCGCGCTGGAGCAGCAGCTCGAATGGTTCAAACGCCAACTCTTTGGCAAGAAGAGCGAGCGCTTTGCACCCTTGCCCGATGCGCAGCAAATGCACCTGGGGCAACTCCTGGGCGACCTCCCTGCCACTGATGCGCCCGAAGCCGACTCCGACTCCAACACCATCCCTGCACACCAGCGACGCAAACCCCGCAGCAACTTTGCCGACGAGGGCACGCCCGCATCGTTCTTTGACGAAACCAAGGTGCCCGTGCACACCATCGAGCTGGCCAACCCCGAGACCAAAGACCTCTCGCCCGATCAGTACGAGGTTGTCAGCCAGAAGGTCAGCCACCGCTTGGCACAGCGCCCCGGTGCCTATGTGGTGCTGAAGTATGTGCGCTCTGTCATCAAGCGCCACAACACGCAAACCCTGCACTGTGCGGGCGCGCCAACAGGCATCATTGAGAGCAGCCGCGCTGACGTGAGCTTGCTCGCAGGCGTTGTTGTTGACAAGTTTGCCTGGCACATTCCGCTGTACCGGCAGCACCAGCGCCTGAGCCAAGCGGGCTTCAAACTCAGCCGGGCGTGGCTGACGCAACTGGCGCAAAAGACCATTTCCCTGCTGGAGCCGATTTACGACACGCAGCTCGAGTCGATCCGCAACAGCCGGGTCAAGGCAATGGACGAGACCCCCATCAAGGCCGGGCGCAGTGGGCCCTGCAAGATGAAGTCGGCCTACTTCTGGCCTGTGTACGGCGAACTCGATGAGGTGTGCTTTGCCTATTTCGAGTCGCGCCGCCACGAGCACGTACAGCAGGCATTGGGGCTGCCAGGGGCCACAGATGCCGTGCTGCTCACTGACGGCTATGAGGCCTATGCACGTTACGCTGCCAAGACCGGCATTACGCATGCCCAATGCTGGGCGCACTGCAGGCGTGGCTTCTTTGAAGCTCTAGGGGCCGAGCCACAGGCCGCTGGCCAGGCGCTGCAGCAAATTGGCGAGATTTACGCCCAGGAAGAAGCCATTCGTGAACGTGACCTCTACGGGGATGCCAAACGAGAGCACCGTCTAAGCCACAGCAAACCGCTGGTGCAGAACTTCTTTGAATGGGTGGATTTGCAGTTCGAGCGGCAAGGCTTCCTGCCCAGCAATCCGTTGACCAAGGCATTGGCCTATGCACGCGAGCGCCGCGCGCAACTGCAGGTGTTTCTGGGCGATGCGGATGCGGCCATGGATACGAACCATCTGGAACGCGCCTTGCGCGCGATACCAATGGGCAGGCGCAATTGGTTGTTCTGCTGGACGGAGGTGGGCGCCAAGCACGCGGGCATCATGCAGAGCCTGATCGTGACATGCCGTTTACATGACATTGACCCCTACACCTACCTGGTTGATGTCTTGCAACGCGTAGGCCACCACCCCGCCTCCAGGGTTTCAGAACTGACGCCTCGTCAATGGAAGCAGCACTTCGCCGAGAATACATTGCGTTCACCATTACACGGTTTGGTAACGTAG
- a CDS encoding type II toxin-antitoxin system HipA family toxin produces the protein MTSDHNPYARPPRDVLVFAHVADEHGADFVPAGSLEGANTPQPVFVYGKRYVQRPYAVEVDPVALPLRDEEGGAKRFVLAGLTEFGGIRDAAPDSWGRRVIENKLKVAANKLPEVAYLLEAGSDRVGALDVRLARDSKATAPVSVETDLARLLEAADRIENEEYVGKDLAMYFGNLGSAGGARPKASVRTDDGILWLAKFPSNSDRACNAVLEAGALELARAAGLRVPPLKVMPVGDAKVLFIRRFDRYWAEPGVVPEPDKESWMPLERPKGLEPIEGRIGFCSALTLMGLDEHDATRSSYKALAEKMRAHALPQYLARDLRELFKRQALNIFVTNNDDHLRNHGFLYQVAAKGWTLSPLYDVLPMSVIAQERMLHLEVGERGRLATLDNLMTHWAVYFSSKIEALRALHEVWLVARAWKPFFEKFGASQKDMVHLDGAIRRLDQIATPELQKTLRDVQG, from the coding sequence ATGACTTCTGACCACAACCCTTATGCCCGTCCTCCCCGTGATGTACTTGTGTTCGCACACGTGGCGGATGAGCATGGCGCGGACTTCGTGCCAGCGGGTTCACTAGAAGGAGCAAACACACCGCAGCCTGTTTTCGTCTATGGAAAACGCTATGTGCAGCGCCCCTATGCAGTCGAGGTGGATCCCGTCGCTTTGCCACTGAGGGATGAGGAGGGAGGAGCCAAGCGCTTTGTCTTGGCTGGACTCACGGAGTTCGGAGGTATCCGCGACGCAGCACCGGATTCTTGGGGACGTAGGGTCATTGAGAACAAGCTCAAGGTGGCTGCGAACAAGTTGCCTGAGGTGGCATACCTCTTGGAAGCGGGCTCAGACCGGGTGGGCGCCTTAGATGTGCGCCTCGCGCGGGATTCCAAGGCCACGGCACCGGTATCAGTTGAGACGGACCTGGCGCGCCTTCTGGAAGCAGCGGACCGCATAGAAAATGAGGAGTACGTCGGGAAGGACCTCGCCATGTACTTCGGGAATCTTGGGAGCGCCGGTGGCGCGCGCCCTAAAGCTTCCGTTCGAACTGATGACGGTATTCTCTGGCTCGCCAAGTTCCCCTCCAATTCGGACCGAGCTTGTAATGCTGTCCTAGAAGCTGGTGCATTGGAGCTTGCACGTGCCGCAGGACTCCGGGTACCTCCCTTGAAAGTCATGCCGGTAGGCGATGCCAAGGTACTGTTCATCCGGCGATTTGACCGATACTGGGCCGAGCCTGGCGTTGTGCCTGAGCCCGACAAAGAAAGTTGGATGCCGTTAGAAAGGCCTAAAGGCCTAGAGCCTATCGAAGGACGCATAGGTTTTTGCTCGGCTCTCACGCTCATGGGCCTCGATGAGCATGATGCAACACGTAGCTCCTACAAGGCCTTGGCAGAAAAAATGCGTGCCCACGCGCTCCCCCAGTATCTCGCGCGAGACTTGCGTGAGCTGTTCAAGCGGCAGGCGCTCAACATCTTCGTCACTAACAATGATGACCACTTACGCAATCACGGATTTCTGTACCAGGTCGCAGCCAAGGGATGGACACTGAGCCCACTTTATGACGTGCTACCTATGAGCGTTATTGCCCAGGAACGGATGCTGCATTTGGAGGTTGGAGAAAGGGGCAGACTAGCTACCCTGGATAACCTGATGACTCACTGGGCTGTGTACTTTTCAAGCAAAATAGAAGCATTGAGGGCACTTCACGAAGTGTGGCTGGTAGCTCGTGCCTGGAAGCCGTTTTTCGAGAAGTTCGGTGCGTCTCAAAAGGATATGGTGCACCTTGACGGAGCCATCAGGAGATTGGACCAAATTGCAACTCCAGAGCTTCAAAAAACGCTACGAGACGTCCAAGGCTAA
- a CDS encoding helix-turn-helix domain-containing protein, which yields MKYDESLRTPEARLKEAEQIGARLRTLRIARGITQSDAAARAGVSRSTAVLLEQGDEGRTLSQVLRYLHALEPELTLAGLLTHRSAAVRVFNETPRVHRVYKSNTSAGRKVHGSTLGIKSGAKTTSQPDIGPSTQMTTKRKAEQDPYDF from the coding sequence ATGAAGTACGACGAATCACTCCGCACGCCTGAAGCTCGCCTGAAAGAGGCAGAACAGATTGGTGCTCGGCTCCGCACACTGCGCATTGCGCGCGGCATAACCCAGAGTGATGCGGCAGCGCGTGCAGGCGTTTCTCGGTCTACCGCGGTATTGTTGGAGCAGGGGGATGAAGGTCGCACACTCTCCCAGGTCCTGCGCTACTTGCACGCCCTGGAACCTGAGCTTACCTTGGCTGGATTACTGACACACAGGTCAGCTGCTGTACGTGTATTCAATGAGACACCTCGCGTCCATCGTGTCTACAAGTCAAATACAAGCGCAGGACGCAAGGTACACGGCTCCACTTTAGGTATCAAAAGTGGGGCCAAAACGACCTCTCAACCAGATATAGGGCCGTCTACCCAAATGACCACGAAGCGCAAAGCTGAACAAGATCCCTATGACTTCTGA